Proteins from a genomic interval of Demetria terragena DSM 11295:
- the rpsB gene encoding 30S ribosomal protein S2, whose product MAVVTMRQLLESGVHFGHQTRRWNPKMKRFIMTERNGIYIIDLQQSLTYLGDAYEFVKQTVGHGGTILFVGTKKQAQESIAEQATRVGMPYVNHRWLGGMLTNFNTVHKRLTRLKELEELDFDDVAGSGRTKKELLVLKREKDKLERTLGGIRDMQKVPSAVWIVDTKKEHLAVTEARKLNIPIIAILDTNCDPDEVDYKIPGNDDAIRSVTLLTRVVADAVAEGLISRSQGKSGASEDGVAEPMAEWERELLASDAATDAAAEAPAEAAPEAPVAEAAPEAPAAEDAPATEASPEAAEAPATESADKA is encoded by the coding sequence TCCTCGAGAGCGGCGTCCACTTCGGGCACCAGACCCGTCGCTGGAACCCCAAGATGAAGCGCTTCATCATGACCGAGCGCAACGGCATCTACATCATCGACTTGCAGCAGTCGCTCACGTACTTGGGCGATGCCTATGAGTTCGTCAAGCAAACCGTTGGTCACGGTGGCACCATCCTGTTTGTCGGCACCAAGAAGCAGGCGCAGGAGTCCATCGCCGAGCAGGCGACCCGCGTCGGAATGCCCTACGTCAACCACCGTTGGCTCGGCGGCATGCTCACCAACTTCAACACCGTCCACAAGCGGCTCACCCGGCTCAAGGAGCTGGAAGAGCTCGACTTCGACGACGTGGCAGGTTCGGGTCGCACCAAGAAGGAACTGCTCGTCCTCAAGCGCGAGAAGGACAAGCTCGAGCGCACCTTGGGCGGTATCCGCGACATGCAGAAGGTTCCGTCGGCGGTGTGGATCGTTGACACCAAGAAGGAGCACCTCGCAGTCACCGAGGCGCGCAAGCTCAACATCCCGATCATCGCGATCCTCGACACCAACTGCGACCCGGACGAGGTTGACTACAAGATCCCGGGCAACGACGACGCCATCCGTTCGGTCACGTTGTTGACCCGAGTGGTTGCCGACGCCGTTGCGGAGGGTCTGATCTCCCGCTCGCAGGGTAAGTCCGGCGCGTCCGAAGACGGTGTCGCCGAGCCGATGGCCGAGTGGGAGCGCGAGCTCCTGGCTTCGGATGCTGCTACGGACGCTGCAGCCGAGGCTCCGGCTGAGGCCGCACCGGAGGCGCCCGTTGCTGAGGCTGCACCTGAGGCACCTGCTGCCGAGGATGCACCCGCTACTGAGGCTTCGCCCGAGGCCGCGGAAGCTCCCGCGACCGAGTCCGCCGACAAGGCCTAA
- the tsf gene encoding translation elongation factor Ts, with protein sequence MANYTAADIKALREQTGAGMMDVKKALDETDGDRTKAIEALRIKGLKGVTKREGRSASSGLVTAKVENGVGTLLEVNCETDFVAKNPTFIELADRIRDHAASVGAGDAETLLASELDGKTVKEVLDEANAGLGEKIEVRRMARLEGEKVEAYLHKTDPDVPPQIGVLVAANGGEGTVVRDIAMHVAAFAPTVLSRDEIDAETVENERRVAEATAKEEGKPEQALPKIIEGRVNSYFKDNVLLDQPFAKDPKKSVAAVAQESGATVTGFARLKVGV encoded by the coding sequence ATGGCTAATTACACCGCCGCCGACATCAAGGCGCTGCGCGAGCAGACCGGTGCCGGCATGATGGACGTCAAGAAGGCGCTCGACGAGACCGACGGCGACCGTACGAAGGCCATCGAGGCCCTGCGAATCAAGGGTCTCAAGGGCGTTACCAAGCGCGAAGGGCGTTCCGCGTCCTCCGGTTTGGTGACCGCCAAGGTCGAGAATGGCGTCGGAACGCTGCTCGAAGTCAACTGCGAGACCGACTTCGTGGCTAAGAACCCGACCTTCATCGAACTGGCTGACCGGATCCGCGACCACGCGGCGTCGGTGGGCGCAGGCGATGCCGAGACCCTGCTGGCCAGCGAGTTGGACGGCAAGACGGTCAAGGAGGTCCTCGACGAGGCCAACGCCGGACTTGGCGAGAAGATCGAGGTGCGCCGCATGGCTCGCCTCGAGGGCGAGAAGGTCGAGGCGTACCTGCACAAGACCGACCCAGATGTTCCGCCGCAGATCGGTGTGCTTGTCGCCGCCAACGGTGGCGAGGGCACGGTGGTTCGGGACATCGCGATGCATGTTGCGGCGTTCGCGCCGACGGTGCTCTCGCGAGATGAGATCGACGCCGAGACGGTCGAAAACGAGCGTCGTGTCGCCGAGGCCACGGCCAAGGAAGAGGGCAAGCCTGAACAGGCACTGCCCAAGATCATCGAGGGCCGGGTCAACTCCTACTTCAAGGACAACGTGCTGCTCGATCAGCCGTTCGCCAAGGACCCGAAGAAGTCGGTGGCCGCTGTCGCCCAAGAGTCTGGCGCGACCGTGACTGGCTTTGCCCGGCTCAAGGTCGGCGTCTGA
- the pyrH gene encoding UMP kinase, which produces MHDGGPQVTPDVPNTDQNRSLLKLSGEVFGGGEVGLDPDVVKRIAHQIAEAARGGMQICVVIGGGNFFRGAELQTKGMDRVRADYMGMLGIVMNCLALQDFLEKENIDTRVQTAITMGQVAEPYIPRRAIRHMEKGRVVIFGAGMGMPFFSTDTVAVQRALESHCDVVLMAKSGVDGVYTADPKTDPTATRIEELTYRDAIERGLRVVDQTAFSLAAENDLPMVVFSMEQPGSITRALEGEKIGTRVTPA; this is translated from the coding sequence ATGCACGATGGAGGCCCGCAGGTGACGCCTGATGTTCCGAACACCGATCAGAACCGCTCATTGTTGAAACTCTCAGGGGAAGTGTTCGGGGGCGGCGAAGTCGGACTCGACCCTGATGTCGTGAAGCGCATTGCTCATCAGATCGCCGAAGCAGCCCGCGGTGGCATGCAGATCTGTGTCGTCATCGGCGGTGGGAACTTTTTCCGCGGCGCGGAACTTCAAACCAAGGGCATGGACCGTGTCCGTGCCGACTACATGGGCATGCTGGGCATTGTCATGAACTGTCTGGCACTCCAGGACTTCCTGGAGAAGGAAAATATCGACACCAGGGTGCAGACGGCCATCACGATGGGCCAGGTTGCTGAGCCGTATATCCCGCGCCGCGCCATCCGGCACATGGAGAAGGGGCGCGTGGTGATCTTCGGAGCTGGCATGGGGATGCCCTTCTTCTCGACGGACACCGTGGCGGTGCAGCGGGCCCTGGAAAGCCACTGCGATGTGGTCTTGATGGCCAAGAGCGGTGTGGACGGGGTCTACACCGCCGACCCGAAGACGGACCCCACCGCGACCAGGATCGAGGAGCTCACCTACCGCGACGCGATTGAACGCGGACTTCGGGTGGTAGACCAGACCGCCTTCTCGTTGGCCGCGGAGAACGATCTGCCGATGGTGGTTTTCTCGATGGAGCAGCCAGGTTCGATCACCCGCGCCCTTGAGGGTGAGAAGATCGGAACCAGAGTGACGCCAGCTTAG
- the frr gene encoding ribosome recycling factor, which yields MDGSIEESLFEAEDKMEKAVEVAKEDFAGIRTGRANAGMFNKLEVEYYGAPTPLQQLASFQTPEARTILIQPFDKSSMTAIEKALRESDLGVNPSNDGNVIRIALPQLTEERRRDYIKLARTKGEDAKVSMRNIRRKAKDEIDRFVKNGDVGEDEGSRAEKVLDGLTKKFVEQVDDLMGRKETELLEV from the coding sequence ATGGACGGCAGCATCGAGGAGAGCCTCTTCGAGGCCGAGGACAAGATGGAAAAGGCAGTCGAGGTCGCGAAAGAGGACTTCGCGGGCATCCGTACTGGCCGGGCCAACGCCGGAATGTTCAACAAGCTCGAGGTCGAGTACTACGGTGCGCCGACCCCGCTGCAGCAGTTGGCGTCCTTCCAGACACCTGAGGCCCGCACCATCTTGATCCAGCCGTTCGACAAGAGCTCGATGACGGCGATTGAGAAAGCGCTGCGGGAGTCTGACCTGGGGGTCAACCCCAGCAATGATGGCAACGTCATCCGGATCGCACTGCCTCAGCTCACGGAGGAGCGCCGCCGCGACTACATCAAGTTGGCACGGACCAAGGGCGAGGACGCCAAGGTCTCGATGCGCAACATTCGACGTAAGGCCAAGGACGAGATCGACCGCTTCGTCAAGAACGGCGATGTCGGTGAGGACGAGGGCTCACGCGCGGAGAAAGTACTCGATGGACTGACCAAGAAGTTCGTCGAGCAGGTCGACGACCTCATGGGTCGCAAGGAGACCGAACTGCTCGAGGTCTGA
- a CDS encoding phosphatidate cytidylyltransferase translates to MSSPVPRSRRRADRSDRATAKAPTSKAGRDLPMAIGVGVALGAIVLASLLFDKRGFVAVATAASIVGAYELIQALGKGGVAVPAIPVFGAAFAVPVAAFVWGPPAVAPAVVLAILAVVVTAALGDGRETLQEAAGGVLIVFYPVLLVAFALLLLRPEDGIQRIVTFVVVTICSDIGGYVAGVLFGSRPMAPTVSPKKSWEGFAGSALSCAIAGVLCVTLALGGAWWIGLLLGLSVVVAATVGDLCESMIKRDLGIKDMSNLIPGHGGLMDRLDSLALSVPVTWAILTFVSTT, encoded by the coding sequence ATGAGCAGTCCGGTGCCTCGTTCGCGGCGTCGTGCCGATCGATCGGATCGCGCGACCGCCAAGGCGCCGACCTCAAAAGCAGGGCGCGACCTCCCGATGGCCATTGGCGTCGGTGTCGCGCTCGGGGCCATCGTGCTGGCCTCGTTGCTGTTCGACAAACGAGGATTCGTGGCCGTGGCCACGGCAGCCTCGATCGTGGGTGCGTACGAACTCATCCAGGCTCTCGGTAAAGGCGGCGTGGCCGTGCCGGCGATCCCCGTTTTTGGCGCAGCATTCGCCGTTCCGGTGGCAGCTTTCGTCTGGGGCCCGCCTGCCGTCGCGCCAGCCGTCGTCTTGGCCATCCTCGCCGTCGTGGTGACTGCGGCCCTCGGGGACGGGCGGGAGACGCTGCAGGAGGCCGCAGGCGGGGTCCTGATCGTGTTCTATCCGGTGCTGCTCGTGGCATTCGCCCTGTTGCTGCTGCGCCCAGAGGATGGCATTCAGCGCATCGTCACCTTTGTCGTCGTCACGATCTGCAGCGATATCGGCGGATATGTCGCCGGTGTGCTGTTTGGGTCGCGCCCCATGGCGCCGACGGTCAGCCCGAAGAAGTCTTGGGAGGGCTTCGCTGGTTCGGCACTCTCGTGCGCGATCGCCGGTGTGCTGTGTGTGACCCTGGCGTTGGGCGGCGCCTGGTGGATCGGGCTGCTGCTGGGCCTCTCAGTCGTCGTTGCGGCCACGGTGGGCGACCTCTGCGAATCGATGATCAAGCGCGACTTGGGGATCAAGGACATGAGCAATCTCATCCCGGGACATGGCGGTTTGATGGACCGTCTCGACTCGCTCGCTTTGTCAGTGCCGGTGACGTGGGCGATCCTTACCTTTGTGAGTACGACATGA
- the rlmN gene encoding 23S rRNA (adenine(2503)-C(2))-methyltransferase RlmN, which produces MTDLPTPARRPEPGALTFTAPRRGKPPQHLADLDLAGRKSAVEALGFKGFRAKQLSTHYFERLVADSEQMTDLPKGERTELVSGMLPQLLTPVRELQADGGTTIKQVFRLFDGAMVETVLMRYPGRVTMCISSQAGCGMNCPFCATGQAGLTRNLTTAEIVEQVVAGARALRHGTLAGDEGEDADALRVSNVVFMGMGEALANYRQAVNAIKRLVEPSPSGLGMSARGVTMSTVGLVPAIDKLAAEGIPVTLALSLHAPDDELRDELVPINTRWKVDEAIDAAYRYYRATGRRVSIEYALIKDINDQGWRADLLGEKLARRGKGWVHVNPIPLNPTPGSKWTASRRGVEQNFVERLRSHGIPTTVRDTRGSDIDGACGQLAAGS; this is translated from the coding sequence ATGACCGACCTTCCCACCCCTGCCCGTCGCCCCGAGCCGGGAGCCTTGACGTTCACGGCGCCCCGGCGCGGTAAGCCGCCGCAGCATCTCGCCGACCTCGACCTTGCTGGACGCAAGTCAGCCGTCGAGGCGTTGGGGTTCAAGGGCTTTCGCGCTAAACAACTCTCCACTCACTACTTCGAGCGGCTCGTCGCTGACTCCGAGCAGATGACCGACCTGCCCAAGGGTGAGCGCACGGAGTTGGTGAGCGGGATGCTGCCTCAACTTCTCACTCCGGTGCGCGAGTTGCAGGCCGACGGCGGCACGACCATCAAACAGGTCTTCCGGCTGTTCGACGGGGCGATGGTGGAGACAGTCCTCATGCGCTACCCGGGCCGGGTCACGATGTGCATCTCCAGCCAAGCGGGCTGCGGCATGAACTGCCCGTTCTGCGCGACGGGCCAAGCAGGGCTGACCCGCAACCTCACGACGGCCGAGATTGTGGAACAGGTCGTCGCGGGTGCTCGCGCGCTGCGCCATGGCACGCTCGCCGGTGACGAGGGCGAGGACGCAGATGCCTTGCGCGTCTCCAATGTCGTGTTCATGGGGATGGGCGAAGCACTGGCCAACTACCGGCAGGCGGTCAACGCGATCAAGCGCTTGGTGGAGCCGAGCCCGTCGGGTTTGGGCATGTCAGCGCGCGGCGTCACCATGTCGACCGTCGGGCTGGTGCCGGCTATCGACAAGCTGGCGGCCGAAGGGATTCCGGTCACGTTGGCGCTCTCGTTGCACGCGCCGGACGATGAGTTGCGTGACGAACTCGTGCCGATCAACACGCGCTGGAAGGTCGACGAGGCCATCGATGCGGCGTACCGCTACTACCGCGCCACAGGCCGCCGAGTCTCGATCGAATATGCCCTTATCAAGGACATCAACGACCAGGGCTGGCGCGCGGATCTGTTGGGGGAGAAGCTTGCTCGTCGCGGCAAGGGGTGGGTCCATGTCAATCCCATCCCCCTGAACCCAACCCCAGGGAGCAAGTGGACCGCCTCACGCCGCGGAGTCGAGCAGAACTTCGTGGAGCGCCTTCGCTCCCATGGCATCCCGACGACCGTGCGGGATACCCGTGGCAGCGACATCGACGGCGCCTGTGGGCAGTTGGCGGCTGGTAGCTGA
- a CDS encoding DMT family transporter — MSSAALSLVLTAALLHALWNTAAKRVTGDSIAFVWLYATASALLWVPLSVALEWGQASFLSWSFIGAAALTGALHNAYGLSLQTGYRKADLGVVYPVARGTGPLLTMAVALLVLGEKIQWPNAVGGVVVIAGVAVVATATNRTKTSGRSAYAGLVWGLLTGTAIAGYTLWDNHAVTALGLAPVAYFAAGAAAQSITLLPWMRGRWPAARELVTQRRREIGIVAVLSPLAYVLVLIAMQTTPVALVAPARESSIVVGTLLGWWMFGEGRLARKLLGSCVVLAGIALIAL; from the coding sequence GTGTCCAGCGCTGCCCTATCGCTCGTCCTGACGGCGGCGCTGCTTCATGCCCTGTGGAACACCGCGGCCAAACGGGTCACCGGTGACTCAATCGCCTTCGTCTGGCTGTATGCCACCGCTTCGGCCCTGCTGTGGGTGCCACTGTCTGTCGCGCTCGAATGGGGACAGGCATCCTTCCTGAGCTGGTCCTTCATCGGCGCTGCGGCCCTGACCGGCGCCTTGCACAACGCTTACGGACTGTCGCTGCAGACCGGCTATCGCAAGGCAGATCTCGGCGTGGTCTATCCCGTAGCGCGGGGCACCGGGCCGCTGCTCACGATGGCGGTCGCCCTTCTCGTCCTCGGAGAGAAGATTCAGTGGCCTAACGCCGTGGGCGGTGTCGTTGTCATTGCGGGCGTTGCTGTGGTGGCGACCGCGACGAACAGGACGAAGACATCGGGTCGGTCGGCGTACGCCGGTCTCGTCTGGGGCCTGCTCACCGGCACGGCGATCGCGGGCTACACGCTGTGGGACAACCATGCCGTGACCGCCCTCGGTCTGGCGCCGGTGGCATATTTTGCAGCGGGCGCGGCCGCCCAGTCGATCACCCTGCTGCCCTGGATGCGTGGCCGCTGGCCCGCTGCCCGCGAACTCGTCACGCAGCGTCGCCGAGAGATCGGGATCGTCGCGGTCTTGTCGCCGCTGGCCTACGTGCTAGTGCTCATCGCGATGCAAACGACACCGGTCGCGCTGGTTGCTCCCGCACGAGAATCCAGCATCGTCGTCGGGACCTTGCTGGGCTGGTGGATGTTTGGCGAAGGGCGATTGGCTCGCAAACTCCTCGGGTCGTGCGTCGTACTGGCGGGCATCGCTCTCATCGCGCTGTGA
- a CDS encoding LOG family protein — MATSEIESLEELRDVLGQGRALGGLRLQGLDLTGPEGQQLLAHGCRGLVVLGGTLPPELDHDLRVQGATIFPSDPDAPVDPYRAHPYSPAELYAGLHTGGYASTPDAATYAWSQQAHLNSDVFVTLLRAIHDHSMTDAIDDLLDSREVIGVMGGHALERGTSAYAEAAHMAHHLATSGLTILTGGGPGAMEAANLGALCRTTDALDQALESLRAVPTFRPSIDRWATLAWDVRDQVAPHEIPPAEVRSVGIPTWFYGHEPPNLFASCIAKFFSNALREDLLTQRCTAGLIVLPGAAGTAQEIFQAITPLYYAPEGSPLPPLVLVGTQHWQHDVPVWPAVQGLANDRRMASAVHLVDTPADAARVLLADR; from the coding sequence ATGGCGACATCTGAGATCGAGAGTTTGGAGGAGCTACGTGACGTTCTCGGCCAGGGTCGGGCCTTGGGTGGACTTCGCCTCCAGGGATTGGACCTCACCGGGCCGGAGGGCCAGCAACTGCTGGCCCACGGATGCCGCGGTCTCGTGGTCCTCGGGGGAACGCTGCCGCCCGAACTTGACCACGATCTGCGTGTCCAAGGCGCCACGATCTTTCCGAGCGATCCGGACGCGCCGGTCGACCCGTACCGGGCCCACCCGTACTCCCCCGCCGAGTTGTATGCCGGATTGCACACCGGCGGCTACGCCTCCACTCCGGATGCGGCCACCTACGCCTGGTCGCAACAGGCCCACCTCAACAGCGATGTCTTCGTCACCTTGCTGCGCGCTATCCACGATCACTCCATGACCGACGCCATCGATGACTTGTTGGACAGCCGGGAGGTCATCGGAGTCATGGGTGGACATGCCCTCGAGCGCGGGACGAGTGCCTACGCCGAGGCGGCTCACATGGCGCATCACCTGGCGACCAGCGGCCTGACCATCCTTACCGGCGGCGGGCCAGGTGCCATGGAAGCTGCCAACCTTGGCGCCCTCTGCCGCACCACAGACGCCCTCGACCAGGCGCTGGAAAGTCTGCGGGCCGTGCCCACCTTTCGCCCCTCCATCGACCGCTGGGCGACCCTGGCGTGGGACGTACGCGACCAGGTGGCGCCGCACGAAATCCCGCCCGCAGAGGTCCGCAGCGTGGGCATCCCGACGTGGTTCTACGGCCATGAACCGCCCAACTTGTTTGCCTCCTGCATCGCGAAGTTCTTCTCCAACGCGCTGCGCGAAGACCTCCTGACCCAGCGGTGTACCGCTGGGCTCATCGTGCTCCCGGGTGCCGCCGGAACGGCGCAGGAGATCTTCCAGGCCATCACGCCGCTGTACTACGCGCCAGAAGGTAGCCCGCTTCCACCGCTCGTGTTGGTCGGGACCCAGCACTGGCAGCACGACGTCCCCGTCTGGCCGGCAGTTCAAGGGCTAGCAAACGACCGACGCATGGCGAGTGCAGTGCATTTGGTCGACACCCCAGCCGACGCGGCACGGGTCCTCCTGGCCGATCGGTAG
- a CDS encoding peptidoglycan-binding domain-containing protein, translating to MDSIIAPSRRTLLLGGTGAAALGFASPSAAFADNEGKGRKGYGAPSTSTTPSFVGGDGGPRPGGLVDKHGFPLPGDPKALPNSRGAVSGAPERVRNGVGRAPVSLRSGPGATRLAASSVPNYHATAFPTIGPGAGFYDLRALQYLLLAEGYKSNWETSYGATTKASVTAYQKKKGLSATGTADPKTIEKLAVNTGKGAVSYRVYAIQSLLRKHGYQFRDGKSAPEMSTNYGPLTTKYVRCFQAGHAIGPDNFVGYYTWRTLFAAKTSGPMYALMQYQTGDAQWANCGPVSAVSLLIHRGVTPRKWVWNISLRTAAVEDFRYNAMGVPNTAARDKKGTEFPEFSKAFPTYGIKPTHGGINDTIAKAKAGIGSIAGGDAHTLPWDNYVNGPVSHWVAVLGWDGKYFLMMDPITKTSADEIHRVTEAQLRKYASTNPGHPQSTAAKNSIILP from the coding sequence ATGGACTCGATCATCGCACCGTCACGACGGACTTTGCTTCTGGGCGGCACGGGCGCGGCCGCGCTAGGTTTCGCCTCACCGTCAGCGGCCTTCGCGGACAACGAAGGCAAGGGACGCAAGGGTTATGGCGCACCCTCCACCTCGACGACCCCGAGTTTTGTGGGCGGTGATGGTGGGCCGCGGCCGGGTGGATTGGTCGACAAGCACGGTTTCCCGCTACCCGGCGACCCGAAAGCGCTACCCAACTCTCGGGGAGCGGTCAGCGGTGCACCCGAGCGAGTCCGCAATGGCGTAGGCCGGGCACCGGTGTCGTTGCGCTCTGGTCCGGGCGCGACCCGGCTCGCCGCGTCGTCGGTTCCGAACTACCACGCCACGGCCTTTCCGACGATCGGTCCCGGCGCAGGGTTCTACGACCTCCGCGCGCTCCAATATCTCCTCCTGGCCGAGGGATATAAATCGAACTGGGAGACGTCGTACGGCGCCACGACGAAGGCATCGGTCACCGCTTACCAAAAGAAGAAGGGTTTGTCGGCGACCGGCACCGCCGACCCGAAGACCATCGAGAAACTTGCGGTCAACACGGGCAAGGGCGCGGTGAGTTACCGCGTCTACGCGATCCAGTCGCTGTTGCGCAAGCACGGCTATCAATTCCGGGATGGCAAGTCCGCGCCCGAGATGAGCACGAACTATGGGCCGCTCACGACGAAGTACGTCCGATGCTTCCAAGCCGGCCACGCCATCGGTCCCGACAACTTTGTGGGTTATTACACCTGGCGGACGCTGTTCGCGGCCAAGACATCGGGTCCGATGTACGCCTTGATGCAGTACCAAACGGGTGACGCGCAGTGGGCCAACTGTGGCCCGGTCTCGGCGGTGTCCTTGTTGATTCACCGCGGCGTCACGCCTCGCAAGTGGGTCTGGAATATCAGCCTTCGTACCGCTGCGGTGGAGGATTTCCGCTACAACGCCATGGGCGTACCCAACACCGCTGCGCGGGATAAGAAGGGCACCGAGTTCCCTGAATTCAGCAAGGCGTTTCCCACGTATGGGATCAAACCCACCCATGGTGGGATCAACGACACGATCGCCAAAGCCAAGGCGGGAATCGGGTCAATCGCTGGCGGTGACGCGCACACCTTGCCGTGGGATAACTATGTCAACGGGCCGGTGTCGCACTGGGTCGCCGTGCTCGGTTGGGACGGCAAGTACTTCCTGATGATGGACCCCATCACGAAGACCTCCGCTGACGAGATCCACCGGGTCACCGAGGCACAGTTGCGCAAGTACGCCTCCACCAACCCAGGTCACCCACAGTCCACTGCCGCAAAGAACTCGATCATCCTGCCCTGA
- a CDS encoding response regulator transcription factor: MIPVILADDETLIRTALATMLDLEDDLSVVAHVASGEELVELWKTRSATGEPTAVAVIDLQLTGIDGIDTASQILAITPGAGTLIVTSHGRPGYLKRALAAGVRGFLPKTTSSANLAEVVRRVHAGGRYVDPELAAEAIGTGDSPLTDREADVLELALEGASIEDIAARAHVAPGTVRNYLSAAMAKLGTNNRYAAARKARELGWI, translated from the coding sequence ATGATTCCGGTCATACTTGCGGACGACGAGACACTGATCAGGACCGCACTTGCCACGATGTTGGATCTCGAAGATGACCTCTCCGTCGTGGCGCATGTCGCCTCGGGTGAGGAACTCGTCGAACTGTGGAAGACGCGATCTGCGACGGGCGAGCCGACCGCCGTCGCTGTCATCGATCTTCAACTCACCGGCATCGACGGCATCGACACCGCCTCGCAGATCCTTGCGATCACTCCCGGAGCGGGAACGCTCATCGTGACCAGCCACGGCCGTCCCGGCTATCTCAAACGGGCGCTCGCGGCAGGCGTACGCGGCTTCCTCCCCAAGACAACCTCCTCGGCGAACCTGGCAGAGGTCGTCCGCCGGGTCCACGCAGGCGGACGCTACGTCGACCCTGAACTCGCCGCTGAGGCCATCGGCACCGGTGACTCACCGTTAACCGACCGCGAGGCCGATGTCCTCGAACTGGCCCTTGAGGGGGCAAGCATCGAGGACATCGCAGCACGAGCACATGTCGCGCCAGGCACCGTGCGGAACTATCTATCTGCAGCCATGGCCAAACTCGGCACCAACAATCGGTATGCCGCCGCGCGCAAAGCACGCGAACTCGGGTGGATCTGA
- a CDS encoding sensor histidine kinase translates to MMTWRAWWDQLSHHARFRLYTRVTLQVSIIAIAAAILIGGWAELHRLSAGIGLAVASFAGCVVLETQPLLASQERRARSTGLRWGCVAVLVTTWAAVAIVLLTDPEGPTLASSGMLVIFGAMVITLVALAFHPYAWSTTLGVALVSAAAFSRVSDNLILTAVSLVAATSFMLLTGRLSLWALDLMSSLERTKDLEAQLAAAEQRLRFGRDLHDVVGRGFSAITVKSELAATLSRAGATDQATAEMEEVKALAASSLEEMRGLVRGYRAPSLAQEVDGAKSLLLAAGCELQLQGSTDAVPPDLHQVAAWVVREGTTNIVKHSRATAATLTLGPAGMALSNDGAWQPPGEHSGLSGLSERLAEADAALTTSHNPSTSTFSLEIHWKRT, encoded by the coding sequence ATGATGACGTGGCGTGCGTGGTGGGACCAGTTGTCCCACCACGCACGTTTTCGGCTGTATACCCGTGTCACGCTGCAGGTTTCGATCATCGCCATTGCTGCGGCGATCCTGATTGGGGGCTGGGCTGAGCTTCATCGGCTGAGCGCTGGGATCGGCCTGGCCGTTGCCTCATTCGCTGGTTGCGTCGTCTTGGAGACCCAGCCGCTGCTCGCCAGCCAAGAGCGACGGGCGAGATCTACCGGGTTGCGCTGGGGTTGCGTCGCCGTGCTGGTCACCACCTGGGCTGCTGTGGCCATCGTGCTGTTGACGGACCCCGAGGGGCCGACTCTCGCGAGCTCCGGCATGCTCGTGATCTTCGGCGCCATGGTCATCACGCTAGTCGCACTGGCATTCCACCCGTACGCCTGGAGCACCACGCTCGGTGTGGCGCTGGTGTCAGCGGCAGCCTTTAGCCGCGTGAGCGACAACCTAATCCTCACCGCAGTGTCACTTGTCGCTGCAACCTCCTTCATGTTGCTCACGGGGCGATTGTCCCTCTGGGCCCTCGACCTGATGTCCAGCCTGGAGCGCACGAAAGACCTTGAGGCACAACTCGCCGCAGCCGAGCAGCGCCTACGGTTTGGGCGCGATCTCCATGATGTCGTCGGTCGTGGCTTCTCGGCCATCACGGTAAAAAGTGAACTCGCCGCGACCCTCTCCCGAGCCGGCGCCACCGATCAAGCGACCGCAGAGATGGAGGAGGTCAAGGCCCTTGCTGCCAGCTCACTAGAAGAGATGCGCGGGCTAGTCCGCGGCTATCGCGCTCCCAGCCTCGCCCAGGAAGTCGACGGGGCCAAGTCACTCCTGCTCGCCGCCGGATGCGAACTACAGTTGCAGGGTTCGACCGATGCCGTTCCCCCGGATCTTCATCAGGTCGCCGCCTGGGTTGTGCGAGAAGGCACCACCAACATCGTGAAGCACTCGAGGGCGACTGCGGCCACGCTCACCCTCGGGCCGGCGGGAATGGCCTTGTCCAATGATGGCGCCTGGCAGCCACCGGGCGAGCACTCCGGACTCTCAGGGCTGTCAGAACGACTGGCCGAGGCCGACGCCGCTCTCACGACATCGCACAATCCTTCGACGAGCACCTTCAGTCTCGAAATCCATTGGAAGAGAACATGA